The DNA sequence CGAATTGAAGAGTAGTGATGTATGTCCGCAAATGTAGTGGTAATAGGCAGCCTGAACATGGACCTGGTCACCCGGGCGCCGCGTTTGCCCCGGGGTGGTGAGACGCTGATCGGCCATTCCTTCGCGACCGTGTCCGGTGGCAAGGGCGCCAATCAGGCGGTGGCTGCTGCGCGGCTGGGTGCGAAGGTGTCGATGGTCGGCTGTGTCGGCAACGATGACTATGGCGTGCAATTGCGCGACGCGTTGCTGGCCGAGCAGATCGATTGTCAGGCGGTCAGCGTGGTGGAAGATTCCAGTGGCGTGGCGCTGATCGTGGTCGATGACAACAGTCAGAACGCGATTGTCATCGTGGCCGGTGCCAATGGTTCGATGACTCCGGCGGTTGTCGACCGGTTCGACGCTGTTCTGCAGGCTGCCGATGTGATCATCTGCCAGCTGGAAATACCCGATGCCACCGTAGGCCATGCCCTGAAGCGCGGGCATGAACTGGGCAAGACGGTCATCCTCAACCCGGCGCCGGCCAGTCGCCCGCTGCCGGCGGATTGGTTTGCGGCCATCGATTACCTGATTCCCAACGAGAGCGAGGCCGCCGCCCTCAGCGGTTTGCCGGTGGACTCGCTGGCGACCGCTGAAAAAGCCGCTGAGCACCTTATTTCAATGGGCGCTGGCAAAGTCATCATTACGCTGGGCGCTCAAGGGTCCTTGTTCGCCAATGGCACGGGTTACCAGCATTTTCCTGCACCGAAAGTGAAGGCTGTCGATACCACTGCCGCCGGGGACACCTTTGTCGGCGGGTTTGCGGCTGCACTGGCGGCCGGCAAAGCCGTGGACGAGGCCATTCGTTTTGGACAGATCGCTGCGGCCCTGTCGGTTACCCGGGCAGGTGCCCAGCCCTCCATTCCCACCACCTCCGACGTACAGGCATTCAAACCCGCATGAAAAAGACTCCTTTGCTCAATGTCGCCCTGTCGCGGCTGATTGCTTCCCTCGGCCACGGCGACATGGTCGTGATCGGCGACGCCGGCCTGCCGGTACCGCCGGGTGTCGAGTTGATCGACCTGGCGCTGACGCACGGCGTACCGGATTTCGTCAGCACCCTGAAAGTCGTGCTCAGTGAGATGCAGGTGGAAAGCCACGCGCTGGCCAAGGAGATTTTCGACAAGCAACCGACTGCGCTGTCCACGCTGGACGAGCTGAATGACGAAGGCTCGCTGGGGAGGCGTGACCTGCTCAGTCACGAGCAATTCAAAGTGCTCAGCCGACAGGCACGAGCGATCGTTCGTACGGGCGAATGCCAGCCGTACTGCAACATCGTGCTGGTGTCTGGAGTTACGTTCTAAACAGGGTTCGCCCCTTTTGATTTCATCTGCACAAGGAATGCGCCATGCACCGCTATGCTCAAAAAATGCATCAATTGATTCGGAGTCTGCTGCTTTTGTCCGTGATAACCGCGACCGGCGCCCAGGCGGCGGAAAAGATCGACCTGATCATCGACACCGATCCGGGCGCCGACGACGTGGTCGCCCTGTTGTTTGCCCTGGCCTCCCCGGAGGAGCTGAACATTCGTGCGTTGACCACCGTTGCCGGCAACGTGCGTCTGGACAAGACTTCGCGCAATGCCCGGTTGGCCCGTGAGTGGGCAGGGCGGGAGGAGATTCCGGTGTACGCCGGTGCGCCGAAACCGCTGATGCGTACGCCGATCTACGCTGAAAACATTCATGGCAAGGAAGGCTTGTCGGGTGTCGCCGTGCACGAGCCGAAGAAGGGGCTGGCCGAAGGCAACGCGGTCAACTACCTGATCGACACCCTGAAAAAAGCCAAGCCACACAGCATCACCATCGCGATGCTCGGCCCGCAGACCAACCTGGCGCTGGCGCTGATCCAGGAGCCGGAGATCGTTCAGGGGATCAAGGAAGTGGTGGTCATGGGGGGCGCCCACTTCAACGGCGGCAACATCACGCCAGTGGCCGAGTTCAACCTGTACGCCGACCCGCAGGCAGCAGAGGTGGTACTGAAAAGCGGTGTGAAACTGACTTACCTGCCGCTGGACGTGACTCACAAGATCCTGACCAGCGATGCGCGCCTGAAGCAGATCGCGGCGCTTAACAACAATGCAAGCAAGATTGTCGGCGACATCCTCAACGAGTACATCAAAGGGGATATGGAGCACTACGGCATTCCGGGTGGCCCGGTGCATGACGCCACTGTCGTGGCTTATCTGCTCAAGCCTGAGCTGTTCACCGGTCGGTCGGTGAATGTGGTGGTCGACAGCCGTGAGGGTCCGACGTTCGGCCAGACCATTGTCGACTGGTATGACGGCCTGAAGGCACCGAAGAACGCCTTCTGGGTGGAGAACGGCGATGCCCAGGGCTTCTTCGATCTGCTGACCGAGCGTCTGAAGCGCCTGAAGTAAGCTATACGCCCGCGAGTGCCAGCTTGCGGGCTTTTACTCCCTCTCGGTGTCCGATGTCCCTTTGAAGTCATCGGGATACTTCTCGAACAGCTGGGCGATGAACGACTGCGCGCCTTGCGTTCCCAGCGTCTTCACCAGCAAGTCGATGCTGATCAATGCCAATTCCTCCGGGCTGCCCGGACTGTAAGAGCTGTGCCCTTGCGGCCAGGTGGCCTTGATGTCGGCGGTAATGCTTACGGTGGTCATGGCAAGGCTCGGTCACGATATCGGAGTCTTGAGTTAACCACTTTGCCGAGCGTTTGGCACTGCGACTTAGGCATGAGCGCAGGGCTATGCGACACTTGGTCGTTTCCGCCAAAAAACAAGGATTGCGCTGTGCAGATCGATTTGAATAGCCCCGACGGCCTGACACTTGATGCTGTCCGCCGGATGCTGGCGTCGGCCAGTGATGATGAACACACCCAACTGCGCGTGACCAAGGGCGGGATTGCCTATATCTCTTCGGGTGTCACTGGCGGTCAGGACATTGACGGCCTGTTGTTTCGCCTGGAAACCTGGGCAAAAGGCTCGGGGTATGTGGGAAATGTCGCAGCGAGCGACGAAGTCTGGGTCATGCAGATCTTCAATGCGCTCAAGGATAACTGGCCGAATCCGCCCTTCGACTACATTGATGTCTACTGAGCGTCATTAATATTCAGTGACGTTTTACGAGGTGATGCTTCAGGCGTTGCTCAGGCACACTCGGCGTTTTTCCGATCGTGGGGCAGGGTGACAGCACTCACCGTGAAACCAAACGCCGTATTGGCGGTCGCACGATCTCTGCTCAAAATTGAAATAAGGAGGCTTCAATGCCTTGGAAGTTCGCGTCACTGGGTGCACTGATGGCCGTTGCTTTGTTGGGTGGTTGCACCACGACCTCCAGCGAGTCGCAGAAGGATCCCGTGGCGACTGAGGCCGGACATGGTCGTTGTGAAGCGTCAGCTGCGGAGTTCGCTCTCGGAAAGAAAGCTTCGCCGGAGCTCTTGGAGCAGGCGCGCAAAAAAGCCGGTGCGCAGAACGCCCGGTTCCTCAAGCCAAATGACATGATTACTTTGGAGTACCGCTCCGATCGCCTCAACCTGAATACTGATCAGAACCTGGTGGTCACTCGCGTCAACTGCGGCTGAGTTTCGAGCTTTTGTTTCACCCATAAAAAACCCCGTCACATGGACGGGGTTTTTTTAGCGCGCCGGGAGATTACTCTGGGCGAACTTGTGCAGCTTGCATACCCTTTTGGCCTTTCTCAGCCACGAAGGAAACGGTCTGGCCTTCTTTCAGGCTTTTGAAACCGTCGGATTCGATAGCTTTGAAGTGTACGAACAGGTCGTCACCGCCACCTTGAGGAGTGATGAAGCCGAAGCCTTTTTCATCGTTGAACCATTTAACGGTGCCGGTTTGGCGATTAGACATGGTGTATCTCCAAGAAACATATATTTTCAGTAGTACTGTGCTGCTCAGGCCAACTGGGCACACTGGGGTATCATAGTCGAAATGTTCGCTTTGGTAGCCCCCCGGACGTGCTGTTTGCCAATCAGTCGTGTTTTCTTTACTGCCTGTTTCGGCTGGAGGCCCCGGTTTAAAAGGCTTCTGGCGAAAAATAAAGACAATAAAAAAACCTGTAAAACCTGCATAAATCGTACGAAAAGGCCTGAATCAGATGCTTTTGAGCGGTGCTGGGAGCAGTGAAAAGGCCTGATTCATCATTTTTTCGCCGGGGTGTTGGCCTTGCATTTGGCAATTTGCCCCAGGGCTTTCTGCTGCAGTTCCTGGCTAGCCTTGTTGTCCATCAGCGCCTGGATGTCGCTGGCCGGGTAGGACTTGATGGCATCGGCACCGCACGCGCAGTGGGATTTTGCTGCAGCGGCACCGATTTGCGGAGTGGCCGCCTGGGTGCACTGAGCCATGTATTTATCACGCTCGCCCTTTGGCCAGTCGGCGTGGGCGCTCAGCGGCAGCAGCAAAACGAGGGGGGCGACTGCAGCAAGCAGGGTGTTAAGACGCATGCGAGGATGCTCCTTGTGGGTCAATGTCTTGTTATCTGAGGGCCCAAAGGCCGATCAAGTTCAGCACTCTGGCATAAAACGGACGATTTGCCTCTCGGTAAAACCAGAGTGCATCGGTGACCGTTCATCTGTGCTAGCATGCCTGGCTCGGGCGTTCGCAGGCTCCGGATGGCCATAAGTCCCCGCAGCGGCAGCGTACGAACATTCTGAATTGAATCCCAGTCACTCTGGTTCGGTTTTCCGGTTGGCCGCAAGGCTCCTGCCGCTGTAAGGCAGGCGTTCGTCATTGAATGGCCTGGATCGGATCTTGTACTGGCTCATCCCAACCCACGTGACCTTTGGTAGGGGTCACCACTAGGAGAGGAGGCGCCATGCCAACTATTACTCTTCCCGACGGCAGTCAACGTTCATTCGATCACCCGGTTTCCGTAGCCGAGGTCGCCGCATCCATTGGTGCCGGTCTGGCCAAGGCCACCGTGGCCGGCAAGGTCAACGGCAAGCTCGTCGACGCCTGCGACATCATCGACAGCGACGCGACGCTGCAAATCATCACGCCAAAGGATGAAGAGGGGCTGGAGATCATTCGCCACTCTTGCGCACACCTGGTCGGTCATGCGGTCAAGCAGCTGTATCCGACTGCAAAAATGGTCATCGGGCCGGTTATCGACGAAGGCTTCTATTACGATATCGCCTTCGAGCGTCCTTTTACTCCGGACGACATGGCGGCCATCGAACAGCGTATGCAACAGCTGATCGATACAGAATATGACGTCATCAAGAAAGTCACTCCGCGTGCCGAAGTGATCGAAGTGTTCAAGGCCCGTGGCGAAGACTATAAGCTGCGTCTGGTCGAAGACATGCCGAACGAGCAGGCCATGGGCCTGTACTATCACGAAGAATATGTCGACATGTGCCGCGGTCCGCATGTGCCGAACACCCGCTTCCTGAAATCCTTCAAGCTGACCAAACTGTCGGGCGCTTACTGGCGCGGTGATGCCAAGAACGAGCAATTGCAGCGCGTTTACGGCACCGCCTGGGCTGACAAGAAGCAGCTGGCGGCTTACATCCAGCGTATCGAAGAGGCTGAAAAGCGCGATCACCGCAAGATCGGCAAGCGTCTGGGCCTGTTCCACACCCAGGAAGAAGCGCCGGGCATGGTGTTCTGGCACCCGAATGGCTGGACGCTGTACCAGGTACTCGAGCAGTACATGCGCAAAGTGCAGCGCGACAACGGCTATCTCGAGATCAAGACGCCGCAAGTCGTTGACCGCAGCCTGTGGGAGAAATCCGGGCACTGGGCAAACTACGCCGACAACATGTTCACTACCGAGTCGGAAAGCCGCGACTACGCCATCAAGCCGATGAACTGCCCATGCCACGTGCAGGTGTTCAACCAGGGCCTGAAGAGCTATCGCGAACTGCCGATGCGTCTGGCCGAGTTCGGTGCCTGTCACCGTAACGAGCCGTCGGGTGCGCTGCACGGCATCATGCGTGTGCGCGCTTTCACTCAGGACGATGCTCACATCTTCTGCACCGAAGAGCAGATGCAGGCTGAATCCGCTGCGTTCATCAAGCTGACCATGGATGTTTATCGCGACTTCGGATTTACCGACGTCGAGATGAAACTGTCCACTCGTCCGGAAAAGCGCGTCGGTTCCGACGAGTTGTGGGATCGCGCCGAAGCGGCCCTGGCTGCAGCCCTTGATAGCGCTGGTCTGCCATACGATCTGCAACCGGGTGAGGGTGCCTTCTACGGTCCGAAAATCGAATTCTCGCTGAAAGATTGCCTCGGCCGCGTGTGGCAGTGTGGTACCTTGCAGCTCGATTTCAACCTGCCTGTGCGTCTGGGGGCCGAATACGTCTCCGAAGACAACAGCCGCAAGCATCCGGTGATGTTGCACCGTGCGATCCTCGGTTCGTTCGAGCGTTTCGTCGGGATTCTGATCGAGCACTACGAAGGTGCATTCCCTGCGTGGCTGGCGCCAACCCAGGCAGTGATCATGAATATCACTGATAAACAGGCAGATTTCGTCGCTCAGGTCGAAAAAACTCTCAACGAAAGCGGGTTTCGTGCCAAGTCCGACTTGAGAAATGAAAAGATCGGCTTTAAAATCCGCGAGCATACTTTGCTCAAGGTTCCATATCTCTTGGTTATTGGGGATAAGGAAGTCGAGATGCAGACTGTCGCTGTGCGTACTCGTGAAGGTGCTGACCTGGGCTCGATGCCCGTCGCCCAGTTCGCTGAGTTTCTCGCGCAAGCGGTTTCCCGGCGTGGTCGCCCAGATTCGGAGTAATTATTATTAAGCGTGAAATGAGACAAGATAAACGAGCTGCACCGAAAGCCCCGATCAACGAGAATATCTCGGCACGCGAGGTTCGGTTAATTGGCGCTGATGGCGAGCAGATTGGCATCGTCTCGATTGATGAAGCGCTTCGTATTGCTGAAGAAGCAAAGCTTGATCTGGTAGAAATCTCTGCCGACGCGGTCCCACCGGTTTGCCGTGTGATGGACTACGGCAAATCGATCTTCGAAAAGAAGAAGCAGATTGCTGCGGCGAAGAAGAACCAGAAGCAGATTCAGGTAAAAGAAATCAAGTTTCGTCCAGGGACGGAGGAAGGGGATTACCAGGTAAAACTGCGCAACCTGGTACGTTTCCTGAGTGACGGGGACAGGGCCAAGGTATCCTTGCGATTCCGCGGCCGTGAGATGGCCCACCAGGAGCTGGGGATGGAACTCCTCAAGCGGGTTGAACAAGACCTGCTCGAGTACGGTTCGGTCGAACAGCATCCTAAGATGGAAGGACGCCAGCTGATCATGGTCATCGCCCCGAAAAAGAAGAAGTAATCAACAGGGCACGGCAGGCCTTCTGATTATGTTTATCAACTGAATGCGGAGTATCCGAACATGCCAAAGATGAAAACCAAAAGTGGTGCTGCTAAGCGGTTTCTGAAAACTGCTAACGGTATCAAGCACAAGCACGCTTTCAAGAGCCACATCCTGACCAAAATGTCGACCAAGCGTAAGCGTCAACTGCGCGGTAGCAGCTTGCTGCATCCGTCTGACGTGGCAAAAGTCGAGCGCATGCTGCGCCTTCGTTAATTTTTGGATCAAGAATAGAGGAAGTAACTCATGGCTCGTGTAAAGCGTGGCGTCATTGCCCGTAAACGTCACAAAAAAATTCTGAAACTTGCTAAAGGCTACTACGGCGCACGCTCCCGCGTATTCCGTGTTGCCAAGCAAGCGGTAATCAAGGCAGGCCAATACGCCTACCGTGACCGTCGTCAGAAAAAACGTCAGTTCCGCGCTCTGTGGATCGCTCGTATCAATGCTGGTGCTCGTGTTAACGGTCTGTCCTACAGCCGTTTCATCGCTGGCCTGAAAAAAGCGTCCATCGAGATCGACCGTAAGGTTCTGGCTGATCTGGCAGTGAACGAAAAAGCGGCGTTTGCTGCGATTGTCGAGAAAGCTAAAGCCACCTTGGCTTAAGTACCCCCGACAGTCACTTGGCCTCACCTCTGTGGGGCCAGGTGTTAAACGTCATAAATAGGGGAAGAGCCTTCAAGCTCTTCCCCTATTTTGTATCTGGAGTCTGTACATGGAAAACCTGGATGCGCTGGTCTCTCAAGCACTAGAGGCTGTGCAAAGCGCTGAAGATATCAATGCCCTGGAGCAAATCCGGGTTCAATACCTTGGCAAAAAGGGTGAATTGACTCAGGTGATGAAGACCCTGGGGAATTTGCCGGCAGAGGAGCGTCCGCAAGTCGGCGCCCTGATCAACGTTGCCAAGGAACGTGTCACAGGCGTTCTCAATGCGCGCATGGCTCTGTTTGAGGAAGCCGAACTGGCTGCCAAACTGTCTGCCGAATCCATTGACGTGACCCTGCCGGGCCGTGGTCAGACCTCTGGTGGTCTGCATCCGGTAACCCGGACTCTGGAACGAATCGAACAGTTCTTCACCCATATCGGCTACGGCATTGCCGAAGGCCCTGAGGTCGAAGACGACTATCACAACTTCGAGGCGCTCAACATCCCAGGCCACCACCCGGCCCGGTCGATGCATGACACCTTCTATTTCAATGCCAACATGTTGCTGCGTACCCATACCTCGCCGGTACAGGTCCGCACCATGGAATCGAAAAAGCCGCCGATCCGCATCGTCTGCCCAGGTCGTGTGTACCGTAGCGACTCCGATATCACCCACTCGCCGATGTTCCACCAGGTTGAAGGCCTGCTGGTTGATCGCGATATCAACTTCGCCGACCTCAAAGGCACGATCGAAGAATTCCTGCGGGTGTTCTTCGAAAAAGAACTGGCCGTGCGTTTCCGTCCTTCGTACTTCCCGTTCACCGAGCCTTCCGCCGAAGTCGACATGGAATGCGTGATGTGCAGCGGTAAAGGCTGCCGCGTCTGCAAACAGACTGGCTGGCTGGAAGTGATGGGCTGCGGCATGGTTCACCCGAACGTGCTGCGCATGTCCGGGATCGATCCGGAAGAGTTCTCGGGCTTTGCCTTCGGCATGGGCGTTGAGCGTCTGGCCATGCTGCGTTACGGCGTGAACGACTTGCGTCTGTTCTTCGACAACGACTTGCGGTTCCTCGCGCAATTTCGCTAGTCGTAACGAATTCTTAGGAGAGCAGGATGAAATTCAGTGAACAATGGCTGCGTGGCTGGGTCAGCCCGCAGGTAGATCGCGACGCGCTGGTTGCACGTCTGTCGATGGCCGGTCTTGAGGTCGATAGCGTTACGCCGGCCGCCGGTGTTTTCAGCGGCGTGGTGGTGGGCGAGGTGCTGAGCACCGAGCAGCACCCCGATGCCGACAAATTGCGCGTATGCCAGGTCAGCAACGGTGCAGAAACCTTCCAGGTCGTGTGCGGTGCGCCAAACGTGCGTCCGGGCCTGAAGATTCCGTTCGCCATGATCGGTGCCGAGCTGCCGGGCGACTTCAAGATCAAGAAGGCCAAGCTGCGCGGCGTCGAGTCCAACGGCATGCTGTGCTCGCAATCCGAGCTGCAGGTCGGTGAAGGCAATGACGGTCTGATGGAGCTGCCGGCCGATGCGCCGGTGGGCGAAGATTTCCGCGTTTATCTGGACCTGGAAGACGCCAGCATCGAAGTCGATCTGACTCCGAACCGTGGCGACTGCCTGTCACTGGCCGGTCTGGCCCGTGAAGTCGGCGCGCTGTA is a window from the Pseudomonas gozinkensis genome containing:
- the rbsK gene encoding ribokinase; the encoded protein is MSANVVVIGSLNMDLVTRAPRLPRGGETLIGHSFATVSGGKGANQAVAAARLGAKVSMVGCVGNDDYGVQLRDALLAEQIDCQAVSVVEDSSGVALIVVDDNSQNAIVIVAGANGSMTPAVVDRFDAVLQAADVIICQLEIPDATVGHALKRGHELGKTVILNPAPASRPLPADWFAAIDYLIPNESEAAALSGLPVDSLATAEKAAEHLISMGAGKVIITLGAQGSLFANGTGYQHFPAPKVKAVDTTAAGDTFVGGFAAALAAGKAVDEAIRFGQIAAALSVTRAGAQPSIPTTSDVQAFKPA
- the rbsD gene encoding D-ribose pyranase, giving the protein MKKTPLLNVALSRLIASLGHGDMVVIGDAGLPVPPGVELIDLALTHGVPDFVSTLKVVLSEMQVESHALAKEIFDKQPTALSTLDELNDEGSLGRRDLLSHEQFKVLSRQARAIVRTGECQPYCNIVLVSGVTF
- a CDS encoding nucleoside hydrolase, whose amino-acid sequence is MHRYAQKMHQLIRSLLLLSVITATGAQAAEKIDLIIDTDPGADDVVALLFALASPEELNIRALTTVAGNVRLDKTSRNARLAREWAGREEIPVYAGAPKPLMRTPIYAENIHGKEGLSGVAVHEPKKGLAEGNAVNYLIDTLKKAKPHSITIAMLGPQTNLALALIQEPEIVQGIKEVVVMGGAHFNGGNITPVAEFNLYADPQAAEVVLKSGVKLTYLPLDVTHKILTSDARLKQIAALNNNASKIVGDILNEYIKGDMEHYGIPGGPVHDATVVAYLLKPELFTGRSVNVVVDSREGPTFGQTIVDWYDGLKAPKNAFWVENGDAQGFFDLLTERLKRLK
- a CDS encoding I78 family peptidase inhibitor, whose product is MPWKFASLGALMAVALLGGCTTTSSESQKDPVATEAGHGRCEASAAEFALGKKASPELLEQARKKAGAQNARFLKPNDMITLEYRSDRLNLNTDQNLVVTRVNCG
- a CDS encoding cold-shock protein encodes the protein MSNRQTGTVKWFNDEKGFGFITPQGGGDDLFVHFKAIESDGFKSLKEGQTVSFVAEKGQKGMQAAQVRPE
- the thrS gene encoding threonine--tRNA ligase, coding for MPTITLPDGSQRSFDHPVSVAEVAASIGAGLAKATVAGKVNGKLVDACDIIDSDATLQIITPKDEEGLEIIRHSCAHLVGHAVKQLYPTAKMVIGPVIDEGFYYDIAFERPFTPDDMAAIEQRMQQLIDTEYDVIKKVTPRAEVIEVFKARGEDYKLRLVEDMPNEQAMGLYYHEEYVDMCRGPHVPNTRFLKSFKLTKLSGAYWRGDAKNEQLQRVYGTAWADKKQLAAYIQRIEEAEKRDHRKIGKRLGLFHTQEEAPGMVFWHPNGWTLYQVLEQYMRKVQRDNGYLEIKTPQVVDRSLWEKSGHWANYADNMFTTESESRDYAIKPMNCPCHVQVFNQGLKSYRELPMRLAEFGACHRNEPSGALHGIMRVRAFTQDDAHIFCTEEQMQAESAAFIKLTMDVYRDFGFTDVEMKLSTRPEKRVGSDELWDRAEAALAAALDSAGLPYDLQPGEGAFYGPKIEFSLKDCLGRVWQCGTLQLDFNLPVRLGAEYVSEDNSRKHPVMLHRAILGSFERFVGILIEHYEGAFPAWLAPTQAVIMNITDKQADFVAQVEKTLNESGFRAKSDLRNEKIGFKIREHTLLKVPYLLVIGDKEVEMQTVAVRTREGADLGSMPVAQFAEFLAQAVSRRGRPDSE
- the infC gene encoding translation initiation factor IF-3, translated to MIIKREMRQDKRAAPKAPINENISAREVRLIGADGEQIGIVSIDEALRIAEEAKLDLVEISADAVPPVCRVMDYGKSIFEKKKQIAAAKKNQKQIQVKEIKFRPGTEEGDYQVKLRNLVRFLSDGDRAKVSLRFRGREMAHQELGMELLKRVEQDLLEYGSVEQHPKMEGRQLIMVIAPKKKK
- the rpmI gene encoding 50S ribosomal protein L35; this encodes MPKMKTKSGAAKRFLKTANGIKHKHAFKSHILTKMSTKRKRQLRGSSLLHPSDVAKVERMLRLR
- the rplT gene encoding 50S ribosomal protein L20 codes for the protein MARVKRGVIARKRHKKILKLAKGYYGARSRVFRVAKQAVIKAGQYAYRDRRQKKRQFRALWIARINAGARVNGLSYSRFIAGLKKASIEIDRKVLADLAVNEKAAFAAIVEKAKATLA
- the pheS gene encoding phenylalanine--tRNA ligase subunit alpha; the protein is MENLDALVSQALEAVQSAEDINALEQIRVQYLGKKGELTQVMKTLGNLPAEERPQVGALINVAKERVTGVLNARMALFEEAELAAKLSAESIDVTLPGRGQTSGGLHPVTRTLERIEQFFTHIGYGIAEGPEVEDDYHNFEALNIPGHHPARSMHDTFYFNANMLLRTHTSPVQVRTMESKKPPIRIVCPGRVYRSDSDITHSPMFHQVEGLLVDRDINFADLKGTIEEFLRVFFEKELAVRFRPSYFPFTEPSAEVDMECVMCSGKGCRVCKQTGWLEVMGCGMVHPNVLRMSGIDPEEFSGFAFGMGVERLAMLRYGVNDLRLFFDNDLRFLAQFR